A window from Candidatus Paceibacterota bacterium encodes these proteins:
- a CDS encoding N-acetylmuramoyl-L-alanine amidase encodes MNIPFQQTPNYVAGPTKKGVIVLHFTLGSYLGAVSWLMNANRTNRSSSHFVIGRKEGEITQLVKITDIAWHAGVISNPNDRAKRVMKKNLDSSWVNPNQYTIGIELAAGYDVDQDGVVEPNENDITEWQYQQLTELVKSFANNPDTAFVLNEKNIIIHGDIAYYKEKPEIVRSELLKRLFPVPPVSKEGIKSQIISLLNQL; translated from the coding sequence ATGAACATACCATTTCAGCAGACTCCAAACTATGTAGCCGGTCCCACAAAGAAGGGTGTTATTGTCCTTCATTTCACCCTTGGCTCATATCTTGGGGCGGTGAGTTGGCTCATGAACGCCAATCGGACGAACCGATCGTCATCTCACTTTGTGATTGGACGAAAAGAAGGAGAAATTACTCAACTTGTGAAAATAACTGACATTGCATGGCATGCAGGCGTAATCAGTAACCCAAACGATCGAGCTAAGCGAGTGATGAAAAAGAATCTAGACAGCTCGTGGGTAAATCCGAATCAGTACACGATCGGAATCGAGCTCGCAGCCGGATATGACGTGGATCAAGATGGTGTGGTCGAACCAAACGAGAATGACATTACAGAGTGGCAATACCAACAGCTTACCGAGCTCGTAAAATCTTTTGCAAATAATCCTGATACGGCATTCGTGCTTAATGAAAAAAATATCATCATTCACGGCGACATTGCCTATTACAAAGAAAAGCCTGAGATTGTTCGTTCAGAACTTCTCAAGCGACTCTTTCCAGTCCCACCGGTAAGTAAAGAGGGAATCAAGTCTCAAATTATCAGCTTACTTAATCAACTTTAA